One stretch of Chryseobacterium indologenes DNA includes these proteins:
- a CDS encoding gliding motility-associated C-terminal domain-containing protein, with the protein MKRFLLSLVLIFFTINTLFAQRDTEHWIAPYYTNPVGGYQNKVYLSTDSATPFDVQIFSANTLLGTVTIAKGDPKTFDVDETIISASGITDAFVVGTKGLYLKAEKPFYCSLRLANGSHGEIITSKGKAGIGNKFFVAAGPNTRTNAASTDNFTAGILATEDNTGVTVTWNTPGVKFVNGNTAGQSYSFVLNKGQSFIFAGKTDDASVNNNGFIGAKIVTTKPVTLTNGNCNGNFSTSPSGSDPILDQSVPVDRLGNTFAMVRSKSEDPTLNMEGGIVIATEDNTEIFINGSSTPIATRNAGGWYRINETSYASQGGGAHRNMFISTSKNAYLYQFVGTDSDATNGFNYIPPLNCFLPRRIEEIGKINEMPGITTSTIKLKLNIVTEGGATVLVNGVAPTAAEGPYPLTGNSLWVTYSLENFPPNLTITSTKAVTAGINGGYSTAGYGGYFAGFSSVPVIAKKSGDCVPGIVLQVDDTYDTYQWFLNDVAIPGATTYTYTPTQPGYYTVRVTMGACQSLTTPIYKVTNCLKKTTKEEPACSTKIITPTFSSSTQTPVISTIKILTPPSNGTAVINPDGTITYTPKPNFEGTDKIVYTFCGDSPDFMDCEEVTLNLIVVPFIVKDATIKACWYDVAPYAYFDLTKANVTDYGNAVKKYYRTLKDLTAGINEITTTTNYPATGGFVYVKITTEQGCEATAKIELIPLPIKKSPILVDKYICIDAKTDLDAGTGYDSYQWSTGATTSGIRGVGVGEYSVILEKNGCFITQVVRVRKAVDPVIQQIEINNTTATVIVAGGKAPYKYAVDGTTNWQDSNSFTGLSRGQHRFYVKDAYNCTPVSAEVTVPNLLNAITPNGDNINDYIDYSDLAYKDNLSFVIYDRYGNMIFTGNKFNNYKWDGRHFDKKLVTGTYWYHVSWNESNKEKTEIKYTGWIMVKNRE; encoded by the coding sequence ATGAAAAGATTTCTACTCAGTTTGGTATTAATTTTTTTTACAATTAATACTCTCTTCGCGCAAAGGGATACTGAACACTGGATTGCACCTTATTATACAAACCCTGTTGGAGGGTATCAAAATAAGGTGTATTTATCTACTGACTCTGCTACCCCTTTTGACGTACAAATATTCAGTGCCAATACTCTGCTTGGTACTGTCACCATTGCTAAAGGAGACCCCAAAACATTTGATGTGGATGAAACCATTATCTCTGCCAGCGGAATAACCGATGCTTTTGTTGTAGGCACAAAAGGGCTTTATTTGAAAGCTGAAAAACCCTTCTACTGCAGTTTACGACTTGCAAATGGTTCACATGGTGAAATCATTACCAGTAAAGGTAAGGCTGGTATCGGTAATAAGTTTTTCGTAGCAGCCGGTCCCAATACAAGAACAAATGCTGCCAGTACAGATAATTTTACGGCAGGAATTCTTGCCACTGAAGATAATACCGGTGTTACCGTAACGTGGAATACTCCCGGAGTAAAATTCGTTAATGGTAATACTGCTGGTCAAAGTTATTCCTTCGTCTTAAACAAGGGACAATCTTTTATTTTTGCAGGAAAAACCGATGATGCATCTGTTAATAACAATGGCTTCATTGGTGCGAAAATTGTTACCACTAAGCCTGTAACTCTTACCAACGGTAACTGTAATGGTAACTTCTCTACGAGCCCTAGTGGTTCTGACCCTATTCTTGACCAGTCTGTACCTGTAGACAGATTAGGGAATACATTTGCTATGGTAAGAAGTAAATCCGAAGATCCTACCCTAAATATGGAAGGAGGAATTGTAATTGCCACAGAAGACAATACTGAAATTTTCATCAACGGATCATCTACTCCTATTGCAACCCGAAACGCAGGAGGTTGGTATAGAATCAATGAAACCAGCTATGCAAGCCAGGGTGGAGGAGCACACCGTAATATGTTTATTTCTACATCCAAGAATGCTTATCTTTATCAATTTGTTGGAACTGATAGTGATGCGACCAATGGGTTCAATTATATCCCACCATTGAACTGTTTCTTACCAAGAAGAATTGAAGAAATCGGTAAGATCAATGAAATGCCGGGTATTACTACTTCAACTATTAAATTAAAACTTAACATAGTAACTGAAGGTGGGGCTACTGTATTGGTAAATGGTGTTGCTCCTACAGCAGCTGAAGGACCATATCCTTTAACAGGAAATTCACTATGGGTAACCTATTCATTAGAGAACTTCCCTCCCAACCTTACCATTACTTCTACTAAAGCTGTAACTGCCGGCATTAACGGAGGGTACAGTACCGCGGGATATGGTGGATATTTTGCAGGCTTCTCATCAGTTCCTGTAATTGCTAAAAAATCAGGAGACTGCGTTCCAGGAATCGTTCTGCAAGTGGATGATACGTATGACACTTACCAATGGTTCCTTAATGACGTAGCCATTCCAGGAGCAACTACTTATACTTATACACCAACGCAACCTGGTTACTATACGGTAAGAGTAACAATGGGAGCGTGTCAGTCACTTACAACACCTATCTATAAAGTAACTAACTGTTTAAAGAAGACAACCAAAGAAGAACCTGCTTGTTCTACCAAAATTATTACCCCAACGTTCTCTTCTTCAACTCAGACCCCTGTAATAAGTACAATAAAGATCCTTACTCCTCCTTCTAACGGAACTGCAGTAATCAATCCGGATGGTACCATTACCTATACGCCAAAACCTAATTTCGAAGGAACAGATAAAATCGTTTATACATTCTGTGGCGATTCTCCAGACTTTATGGACTGTGAAGAAGTAACCTTAAACCTTATAGTTGTTCCTTTCATTGTGAAAGATGCCACTATTAAGGCTTGTTGGTATGATGTAGCACCTTATGCTTATTTTGACCTGACAAAAGCCAATGTTACAGATTATGGAAATGCAGTAAAAAAATACTACCGTACATTAAAAGATCTTACTGCAGGAATTAACGAAATCACAACAACAACAAATTATCCTGCAACCGGAGGATTTGTATATGTGAAAATTACTACTGAGCAAGGATGTGAGGCTACAGCAAAAATTGAACTGATCCCACTTCCTATTAAAAAATCTCCGATTCTTGTAGATAAATATATTTGTATTGATGCTAAAACGGATCTGGATGCAGGCACTGGATATGACTCTTATCAATGGAGTACCGGAGCAACTACTTCAGGAATCAGAGGTGTAGGTGTAGGTGAATACAGCGTAATTCTTGAGAAAAACGGATGCTTCATTACGCAAGTTGTAAGAGTAAGAAAGGCTGTTGATCCTGTTATTCAACAAATTGAAATTAATAATACTACAGCTACAGTAATTGTTGCAGGAGGTAAAGCACCTTACAAATACGCTGTGGACGGAACTACAAACTGGCAAGATTCTAACTCATTCACGGGATTAAGCAGAGGTCAGCATAGATTCTATGTAAAAGATGCTTATAACTGTACCCCTGTTTCTGCTGAAGTTACAGTTCCTAATTTATTGAATGCCATCACCCCTAACGGAGATAATATCAATGATTACATTGATTACAGCGACCTCGCTTACAAGGACAATCTTAGCTTCGTAATATATGACAGATATGGAAACATGATATTCACCGGAAATAAATTCAACAATTACAAGTGGGATGGAAGACATTTCGATAAAAAACTTGTAACAGGTACTTATTGGTATCACGTTTCCTGGAATGAATCTAATAAAGAGAAAACTGAGATAAAATATACTGGCTGGATTATGGTTAAAAACAGAGAATAA